The Pelodiscus sinensis isolate JC-2024 unplaced genomic scaffold, ASM4963464v1 ctg64, whole genome shotgun sequence DNA window TTCCAGGAGTTAGTCCCTTCAGAGAGCCTTGCAAGTTCTTCCCATTACGCCCTCCTTCTTCTGACCTTATTATCGCCTCCCTACCTGTCTCCACCCTCTCCTGAGAGTCTGCAATCGGTGCAAACAGCTAGGCCAGGGCCGCTCCGTCCATCTCAGGCAGCACAGAGACTGCACGCTCACCTCCTCGGAGGGCAGATATCGGTACATGAAGCAGGAGTCTacttccctgccagccccaggatgTAGCCTCTCATGGATGTCTGGAGCCTGACACAGCCAGGAGtagctgcactccccccccgccACATGTCTAAGTGCTGTGCTCGTCAACAGCATGCTCAGCCCTTCGCACCTCCCCATCTGTAACCCAGACATGTGACTGACGACTGACATGAGACACTTGTATCTGTTGCTGCTTCATATCATGATTTATTGATTATCCCAGTTTTCctcttagagtgtgtctagactacatggcttgtgttgacggagccatgtgaactagtttacccgacatagtcaatgaagcggggatttaaataatccctgcttcattaaaataaaaatggccgccgcgctgtgccgacaatcagctgatccggcacagcgcagcagtctagacatggatcggtcgacaagggaagcctttgtcgaccgctttcTTATGCctcaaggcttcccttgtcgaccaatccgtgtctagactgccgcgctgtgccggatcagctgattgtcggcacagcgcggcggccatttttattttaatgaagcggggattatttaaatccccgcttcattgactatgtcgggtaaactagttcacatggctctgttgacgcagccatgtagtctagacacactcttactGTGAATCACATATAATCGAAATATGTCCCGTACAGATCATCGAAGCATTTGACCATTGAACCAGCAGATTCCCAGTTCAGAGACTGCTGCTTTACATCTTGGAGTAATTGCCTCTTTGCAGCCCATCAACTAGGGAAGGACGTCAGATACCTTCCCACAGGGTGGCACACTGGTTTCTGAACAGCAGTGGAAGTAGTTTTGCTAAAATACACTCTATTAACAGAGTGCTTTGTAGAACTGATGTTGTCTGAATCAGCAGCAGAAGGTGCAATGTAGCACACAGCCCAAAGCAATTCAGATTTCTTTAACAGGGGCCCATAAAAAGACCTACCCTGTAAAATGACGCCTGTAATACAATCTTACAGTGACTAGACCTCTACAGCAGGTGCTGCCACAGCACCATAGCAGCACAAGGCGTATTATTTGCCTTTTGATTTCTCAGCCTGGAGGGTGCACTTAGGGGTCATGATGTTTTCAGGTTCCTCTTCCCCAGACATCAGAAGACTTGTGCTAGAATCCCAAGAGCTAGCAACACTGCATTTGGGCCTCACCAGGCTGGCCTGGAGGGAAGGCGATGTAGGCAAGGGGCCGTGCCCCGTTACTGATACCGAGTGCATTGCTTTTGGCTGACTGTTTCCTGCTGCTGGGAGAACGGAGAAGGACTGAAGAGGAGTCAGGGTCCTGAGGGTGACAGGACCTCAGCACCAAAGTGGAGAGGCCAGCTGGATTGATAGGACTGGCGGGTGTGCGGGGGCCCCAGAGCGGGGTCAGCACGGACCAGCTGCACGAatggggagccagggctgagctacagctgggagggcaggggcagagccaggattacTGAAGCTGTCCACACCACAAGCAGACTGGAGCTGAGCGCTCTGAACAGCTGGGGAAAGCAACGGGGGCCTGGACAGAAGGCTCAGTGGAGGGAGATGGTGCTAGACTAGAGGGTCTTGAAGGCTGGCCTGAGAGTGGGGACCATGACCCCGTGGGAAGGCTGATACTGGGGAGAAGTGTCCTGCCACCTGGAGCCTAAGATGTGTGTCCCACTCAGCGCTCTGGGCAGGTGTCCAGCCCATGGTGTCGCCGCTGCACAGGCAGGATCTGGGACGTGTAGGAATGGGCTGTGGCCAGAGCCAGCGAGTGGTGGTGATGATGTCCCTGTGCCCATGCTGCAAGTTTCTGGATCCTTTCACCGTCTCCATTTTCCCTGGTTGGTTTACAGTTGCTGGCTAATAAATTGTACCTGTTTTCCATTCAATGTAATGATCACTGGATCAGGAGAGTGGCCAGGGAGGAGAGAATACGCCAGAGTGGGGAGAACTTAGCCCCTGTCCTGAGCAACCCAGTGGGGATTGTGGCCCCAACCGTGGCAGGGTTAGGAGGACTCTGTAGCATGGGAGCAAGGAAGAGGAGTACCTGAGGCCAAGCAGGCATCTGGGTAAATACTGTTGAGGGGGAGACTCAGACCCTGTCACTTCCAGTTTCACTGGGGACAGCATAGAAACCTGGCAAATTCCCAGGGCCGTAACAAGGGCGAGGCGAGGGAGGCATTTGCCTCGGGCACAAAGCTGAGAGGGTGCAGAAAAGTCAGCTACTACGCCGTCTTCGCTCGCGCCACGTCAGCACCCCCGCCCACGCCGAGGACGGTCTTGCCTCAGGCTAGTTACGAGGCTGCAAATTCCTCACAATAGTAGGGCCGGTCCCTGCTTACGTGTCATTCAACAGTGTACAGAGTGTACAGAGGTCAGATACTTGGGGGTTACCTGAGTTTTAAGCCTGTTTCTGGATTCTTAATATTTGCACAGAGCATTGTGGCCATCTGAGCTGCCCCCCTGCATAACAGAGGACAGAGAATTTTATTGAGATCTGCAACAAGCCCATAATTTCTGATTGAGCTACAGCATCTCGTCTAAAAATCCACTAAGCTTGAGTTAAAGACTTCGAGTTCGGGATGGCTCATAGATCCTTAGGGGAAATGATACACTTTGGGATTTACAGACCCCGCCCATCCCCGCGTGAACACACTAACTATCAAATACTTCTGCTGCGCCGCAGTGGGAGGGTTTAAATCCGCACGTTACAGAATTCAGTTGTGAAGGTTGCCTCTAGCATTCCCATTTCTTGGCTCTTGGAAATAGGTGATCCTGTTAAATGCAACTTGAGCGCAGCGCTGACCTGGAAATCACTCTTCTGTCCTCCCATCTTGCGCTGCCATGAGCACTAGCAGCCCTTTGGCTAGAAGTGCTTCCAAGCTTTAGCCAGCCTCTGCTGCGTACAATGAATCCGGCAAAAGCTATGCCAATTCTACAACAGCTGCAACTGTGGAGAAGTGAAGGTGCAGCAGGAACCTTAGCTAGTCCAGGTTTTCGCTATGCTTAGCACTCTGTACTCTTCCCACCATTTGAACAGGCTCATCTGTTTGCATTCTCAGCCTTCCCATTGTGTTAGCACGTTTTGTGGCTAGGTCAGAAGACAGAGAATTATTATTAGCACAACAGGGTTTGCATAGTCCCAGAAATGGACCCGCCTATTCAAACCCAGAGAACAGCTTTCCCTTTAACTAGATGTTTGAGTTCCGGCTGGTGTTGTATAGCAAACAGTCACACTACTTTCCAACACTACTGACTAGTGGTGAATACTCAGGTACAGAAGTAGAGAAGAAGAAAACCGGACTAAAAAGTTTAGCACCCTCAGAAAAGGAGCTATCCAAAACCTCAATTCTAACCAGTCCCCTTTCCTCTTCAGCATCATTTACTCCTTTGTGAAATTTGTATTGGTGGAGACACTCCCTTGCCGCCTGTTATCCAACAGTATGTGCTACTTGCAGTTTGGTTGGTGTTTAATTAAAATTGGCCTTCTGGGGGGGTTCTAAATTTACTTTTCGTGTCCTGTTCCTTAGGTGTTCGGTTCCCCCTCAGCTAGgttggtttttcttcttttactgTTCCACCCAAACTgtggcctttttccaaaaaaacaggGCTTGCTTAGCTGCTGGGCGTTGGATGCTCCAACCTAATGTCACTTGTTCCTTGCGTCAGTGGATTTTTAGTGTGGAGACTTGGCAGCAGAGTGAGGCAGAGAAGAAAGTTTGCAGGAATTTGAATGCCTCCTTCCGTGCTCTGTGTCAGGTGCTATTGTCGCTCTGTGCACACGTGtgcacacacttcacttctcaaCTCTGCAGCTTTCAGCTGACAAACAGGCACATTTTCTGTATTCAGCTCCCTTTGTCAGTGGGCAGAGTTCCCTGGGCAAGTAACAGGTTCAGTGCCATGTCTTTCTGTTCTTCCTCAGACTTCACTAGTCGGTAACCCAATAACTCCATGGCATCCTTGCACACATTTTGCAACTTTGCTATCTTCTTGAAGGGCAGGTTCTTCCTCCAAGCCTTGGAAACGTTCACTGCATTTCTGGCATCGATGTCGAAGTCGTGTGTCCCCAGCCCTTTCCCATGAGTGATGTTGTACACCCACATCTGAAGTTTGGGCGCGAAGTGGAGCTCTGCAAACCTGTACAGCTGTGCTGCCTTTGCCAGGGGATCATTGACGATGTCTTCATAGCGCATCAGCATGTAGCGGCCTCTGAGAAAGCTGGGTAAGGCTTGGCTGCCTGCAGTGTAAATCTGGACGTGACTTCTACAGATTTCCTGCATCACATTGTAGGGCCCCATCTCCCCTTGGTTCTGCTGGGGTCCCACCACAACTTTACTGTCCTGCAGCAGACTAGACATCGTTTTCTCACGCGAGTGGAACACGGCCCTCGGGTCACGCACCAAGTGAATGACTTTGAGGTTCAGGGAAGGATCAGTGAGAAGGGGATAGAGAACGGTCAGATCGAAGAACCGGACCTCCTTGAGCACTATATGGTTGTAGGTCCTGCATGCCTCCTCCACCTTGCTGAATGGGTACTGGCTGCATAGGGTCTTGCAGGCGGTTTTGGAAATGATGTGGTTGCGCTGGAAGAGGTCACAGGCAgggggggagcacagggcccgACTGGCCTCCCACTGAAACAAATCAGACTTATTCCTCTGCACAGACATGTAGGCATCAAACACAGACATGTCGCACAGAAAGACAGACCTGAGGAGGTCACGTGCTGCCATCTGTAAGGTTCTGGCCCTGTTCTGGTACATGGTCATCCACACGTGCCAGGCAGGCTCCATCAGGTAGAAGACATCCGGGTGCTGGCTGAAGAGCTGGCCAGTGAAGGAAGACCCTGAGCGCCAGGAGGAGAGAATGAGGATGTGCACCCGAGCTGGCTTCTCTTCCTGGGGGGAATAGCTGCTGTGAAGCTGAGAGAGGAAGCAGATGAAAACAATGGACTGAACCAGCAGGATCACTAGCACTAAGGTCTTGTTTGACTTCAGCATGGTGCCTGGGATCCtgcgggaagagagagagagagagagcattcaGATTGTCAGGGTCGGATAGATGCACAAGCTAAGTCAGCTGCAGCTTAGGGCCTCAGTTTATGAGGGGCTTTGACATACAAAACAATTACACTAGCTCTTAGTTGCATGCTTGCCTATGAACCAGAGTATAAGCAAATATAAACCTTTATTGcgggggtggccaacctgtggctccagagccacatgcaactcttcagaagttaatatgtggctccttgcattggtaccaaatccagggctggagctacaggggccaactttccactgggccggagagtgctcactgttcaacccccagctctgccctagactctttccccctaggatcctgccacttcccaccctctccactgagcctggaACACCCATGCTTTCCCCCTCCGGTGTCTCCACTGAGAGAGGCGATCCCgtgggcagcagggaaaggagaaggaggcactgaccGGTGGGGCTGCCCGTGGGTGGGATGTGCTGAGAGCGGCAATGGGGAGCTGATTTGGGCTGGTGACAGAAAGGTTGTTCTATGGCAATGTGCTTTGGTACATTCTGGCTCCTGCTCACCTTTagcttggccacccctgctttactgcttctacaggcagtccccgggttacgtacaagatagggactgtaggtttgttcttaagttgaatctgtatgtaagtcggaactggcgtccagattcagccgctgctgaaactgaccgccagttctgacttacatacagaatcaacttaagaaccccaggcgtccccaagtcagctgctgctgaaactgatcagcagctgattccaggaagcccggggcagagcaactctgcctcaggcttcctgtagtcagcgctggtcagtttcagcagaagctgacttggggacgcctggggcagagcagctggggtgctgctgggttgctccagtagcaccgctcctcggtgctactggaccaacccaacagcaccccagctgctctgccccaggagtcctgattcagccgctgctgaaactgaccagcagcggctgaatcaggacctggggcagagcagctggggtgctgccgggttggtccagtagtgcccagagcggcgctgcaggaccaatcggcagcaccccagctgctctgccccagggtccaaaacaaaagcctggtctgctcggggggggggggggcacactagctgcgcccccccccccccagcagaccagggacacggggagcagagccgcagtggcagcggggtgccgcgcctctgaggctttgctctggcaaagtctcagaggcgcgggaccccgccgcggctgccgcttcagtccgagtgcctgtggtctgctggggaccatccccagcagaccacaggcaccgggactgaagcggcagcagcggcggggtcccgcgctgtgcccctggtctgctggagatggtctccagcagaccaggggcaccggagcagcttacgaacggggctttctcgccccggagctcgcaggtagcaatccgccacctcgacctccggggcgagaaagccccgttcgtaagtgcggatccgacataagtcggatccgcgtaagtcggggactgcctgtatttccattGTCCTTTCTACTAGAATAATACACTTTGTTGTTGTTAATGCTgtggggcctcttaaacttgacatagtttgggcctcagcatgtctgaaTCCAGCCCTGCAGACTGCTGGGTTAACAAACCTGCAGGGAACCCGGTGAAGCCAGAACACCCAAGACTGTAGCTCAGAGAAAACCACAGCACCCTGTTCTGGGGACACACCACTGCCCGGCCAGCAGTAACATTCTGGCAGCAAATGCGACCTGTCCCTGGTGAAAGCCCTGAAAAGAGGCCTGGGCCCATTCGTCAGCCTGCGCACTAGGAGAGAGCAATATGCTCTACATTGCTATCTACACCCCCAGCTCTTGTCTCTGCGCGTAAGTCATTGCAGCATCCTTTTCCCTGACCCTTCTCCAGAAGGAAAGACATTGCTTCTCTTTTCTTGTCAACAAGGGGCTTATACAGCCCCGAGGAGCCAAAATGTTTCCCTTGATGGGGACTTTCCATTTTTCCAGCCTTGCCTTCCCAgctggcaggagagagaagaGCCTGGAAAGAAAGGATACCTTTGATGAGGCTAAGGCAGCTGCATGGTGCAAAGCTGCCACGTCACAGCTGGAACTGGGAGGCTCCTGGATCAGAGTGACTTGATGATTGTTATTGTTGAAATGTGGCCTAGCgagcccaggggtgtgtgtgtgatctaATGAGGCAAGGCATTGTAGACACAGAACGTGGTAATTCCTGCCTTGGAAAGTTTACAATCCAAGTGTAAACTGAGAGACAGCAGGTAAATTCAACCAGCAGGTGAGGGAGCCAAGCTAACTGTAACTGCAAGTAACTAACTCTGTCTGTAAGACAGGGCGCTAGCATTGTTCTAAGTTTAcagatagagaaactgaggcactgggctGACACATGACCATTTCAGGGCCTCCCTTATGCACTGGTATATGCACCATGGCTTCCTGATCCCCATCTGTACGTGAGCACCCAGCAGATGCTTCCATGAACAGCTTCACTTGCATGTCTGAAAAGGGAGCAAATGTCCCATTTGTAAACAGTTTGTCCCTGAACTATGGAGCCTTAGAAGAGGCCTCCATTCCTGTGCCCCTGACCTGCAGGGCTGTAGCAGGGATGCCATTTGCTCCAGGCCaaagggctggcagcagcaatTCCACCAGCCAGACAACTGCCTGGCAAGACTCAGCCAGAGATGCCAGAGCCGCCCCTGCggccaggaggagcagggctggcctggcctgttCCCAGCGCAGGAGGCGAGGGACGAGGAGGGTTTATTGCGccgcaggggcaggagctgaggcTCAGCAGCAGAAAATCATCTCTTGTGACGGAACGCTGTCGCTCTAAAACACCCTAAAAGGGGCCGGTTGGGCGCAGTCGCCCACTGCTCTGGCGTCTGCATGAAACTGAGCAACAGGGTCTGCTCCTGCTATTTCACCATCACCCCTTTGGCGGCTCTGAGATTAGTCCCCCACTCAACCGCCGAGTGTGAGTGACGGGgtcagccgccagccagccccctACTCTGAGTGACAGTGGAACCCTTTCCTACACCCTgagcagcaggccggtctccccTTTGCCAGCTGGCACACACTCCCTTACCGGCTGAGCTTGCAGAGTTGCTGCCGGTTACCTCTCTCCGTCTGAGCTTGGGAAAGAGAAGCCAGGAACTCTTTATAGTCAGTTCCTCCATTGAAGTGGCCATCCTCAAGCTCAGCTGACCCAGCTGCTAGGTAGGGCGTTAGCTGAGACAGCCAAATGAGCATGTTCACTTGCAAAGCACCAGAGACACCCAAAGCTGCATACTAAAACGAGGCCTTGTTTACATGAAAGATTTAAACCCAGTTTAGTTAAACCAGCATGCAGAGCTGTGTGGACATTTGTAGTTTGGTGTAAAGCAGGTTTGTTTCATTTATCAAAACTCATGGAGGAATCATCATTAGCACAATGGGACTCTGAGCATGCACACAGCCATATGCACCTGTTTAACTCGGTGGGTTCAAAAGTCACTGCTGAGGTTAAACTCAGCAGTGCAGCTTTGCTGTGTAGTGGGCCAAGTCCTGAGAGCGACTGTTCCTTTCTGTCGGTGGGACAGCCCAGGGACCAGCCTGCACAGGTCCCTCTTTCTGAGCCTTCAGCAGTAGCATATGAGACTTGATGAATCAGCTAGCAGGTCCCAGGAGACGACACAGCCTCTGGAAAGGGTTTCAGCATGCAGCACATGCTGCTGTGTCCCAGCGGTTTGTGTTGGAGGAGGTTTGTCACCTGTGAACCGGGTTTCTTCTTGCGCACAAGGGAGGTAAAGCTTCCAAAATGAGACAAAAACCCCAAAGTCTCCCCAGCTCACCCAGATCCAGTGTTTCTCCACAGAAAATGTCTCCTTCGGTCCCACTCTGTGTACTCCAGAGGTGACAGTTACTAGGTAGGCACTTCATATGTGAGGTCACCCTAATTCCCATGGGAATAAGTTGGTATCGGAGAGGAAATGGGAGCATTTTCTATCGAGGCTGCCCCAACGGCAGCCAAAAAGAGGTGGAGTCTACCTGCATAAGGTGCATGCACGCTGTGGTTTAGCAGACCTTCCTCTGCGAGATGGAGACATTTGGGTGAGCACCCGTGCAGTGCAGTTGTGATTCTGAGCAATCTTCCCACACAATAACAAGGCTAGCAAACAACACATAGTGTGCAGATAACGCGCAGGTGCAAAGATACATAGGAGATAAAGTGCTTGAAAACAAAGAAGTCCTGGAAATACAGCATTCTGTACATGGCTCCAGGCTTTTTGTCTGGCATATCCACAGGGCAGCTCAGACGGGTTTGAGCCAATGGTCTCTTCGTAGCTCCTAGTTTAGGAAACAGGGTTTCCAGAATCCCCAAACAGTTCATGTGCTATGGGCCTAATCCCAGGAGATTAGAGAGACCAGGGGGTGAAGGAATATCCTTCATGGGCCCAGTGCCTGCGGGGAGAGCAATACGCTCACCCAGCAAAGAGCTCTATGTTAGTGGAGAGCACCCGTCCTGAGTCACCCACATCACTCCATGTAGCCCCTGGGCTTCTCCTGTCCTAGAGGGCTCCCATCACCTGCCAATTCGCTGCAAGGCCAGGAGGGAGCGCTGTGGTGTCCAGAGACTGTCCCTGGTAATTCCTACTCAGCTCTTACCCAGTCTTAATGTAAAAATCATCGGTGCTGGGGCACTCACCCCAGCCCTTGGTCAGTTGTGCTCTCACGCTTGGGCAAAGAGCTGCCATGGCTAGGGGCTCTGCTGACAGGCGCGCGCACCATTCAGCTCTCCAGCCAGGTCCGACTGACTGTGAGCTTGGGCGCTGTCCCCTGCTCTCAAACTCTGACGCTAGCGCTGGCTGGCAGGCGGAGGTGGCCAGAGATCGGGGCGCCAGGAGCACTGGTGACAGTGCCCATTCCCGCATTCAGGCCAGTATTGGATTTTGCAGGGTGCACAGTGAAGGAAGAATAATTTGTCCCAAGCCAGCTGTCCACTTTCTAGAGCAAGTCAGTAATGAGCTGCAGATTGTTGGCATTGTGTCCATCGGAAGTGCAGTGGCCTACACGGCTCTCGGATGGGGGAGGGCCCTGGGTCAAGAGTCCCAGGGTTGTGGTTGGGCAGTGAAGGCTCCTTACCTGCCCACAGAGTTCTGCCACTTCCCACTCCTCTGAAGgactgggagggtatgtctacactagctcgttaatttgagctaggtaggcaaatcaggcaactggagttgcaaatgaagcccgggaatgaggtgtaacagttaatccgaactaaggacttcatttgaattaactttaaactgccgcgtgtagccgcgggcagttcattcgaactaagggggatttaaaaatggcggccagatgggaacatgcaaataaagtctgggatatttaaatcacaggcttcatttgcaactccggttgcctgatttgcctacctagctcgaattaacgagctcgtgtagacatacccagagtgtgtcTAAGCAGGGCATGAAAATGTGCACTTGGCAGGATAGgaatagttttcagaatggagagaggtaactagtgatgtgcctccccatccccaagggtctgtactaagaacaatcctattcaacagatccataaatgatctggagaaaaggataAACAGTGAGGAGGCAAAATGTCCTGATGAGACTGAACTGCTCAAGATTGCTAAGACCAAAGCAccctgtgaaaagcttcaaaaggatcttacgactaagtgactgggcaacaaagtggcaaatgaattgtaattgaatttaaattgataaatgcaaagtaacgcacattggaaaaaataatcccaatgatacatacaaaatgatggggactaaattagcttcTATTGCGCAGTCGAGTGAGTACTCAGCTAGtaatttcccccacccccgccacctcTCTAGCAAAGGCAGCAAGTTAGCGGAGAGCACGTGCTTAAAAACCAGTTTCCCGCAGGACTATCTCCATGGTGCAAGGGGGAGTGTGGTGTTAGACCACAGAAAATTGGGCCTAGGGCGGTTATGCTAAGACAGAcggagaagagtccagcaaagagttctgggtagtccctgaacaAAATTTGAGACATGAGTTGAGCAAGGGCATGAGATAAGCgaacagctgcatttttgtacttgCTGAGCTGAACAGCTTGCTTAAGAAACTGATAAGAAAACTCCCCGTCTCCTCGTTGTCTGGTACTTCCCTTCTGTCTTAATAAGAAAGTTGCTGATGTACCAAGGCCACCTTGTATAGTTGGCAAGGTATGCACCCATGCTAGAAGTTTCTAACTAACAAAGGGGGTGGGTTGCTACATgctacagaggcatgtagattaggcgacccggcataggaaaatgaagcagcgagttaaataatcgccgcttcatttaaattaaaatggctgctgcactgaacCGATtagttgtttgtcggctcggtgcgctagtctggacgctctgtggtcgacatcaaagaatttgtcgaccgccccggtaaacctcatcccacgaggcataacgagacggtcgacaaatgcctttgatgtcaaccgcggagcgtccagactagtgtgctaagccgacacacagctgatcggctcagtgcagcagccattttaat harbors:
- the LOC102447575 gene encoding carbohydrate sulfotransferase 4 produces the protein MLKSNKTLVLVILLVQSIVFICFLSQLHSSYSPQEEKPARVHILILSSWRSGSSFTGQLFSQHPDVFYLMEPAWHVWMTMYQNRARTLQMAARDLLRSVFLCDMSVFDAYMSVQRNKSDLFQWEASRALCSPPACDLFQRNHIISKTACKTLCSQYPFSKVEEACRTYNHIVLKEVRFFDLTVLYPLLTDPSLNLKVIHLVRDPRAVFHSREKTMSSLLQDSKVVVGPQQNQGEMGPYNVMQEICRSHVQIYTAGSQALPSFLRGRYMLMRYEDIVNDPLAKAAQLYRFAELHFAPKLQMWVYNITHGKGLGTHDFDIDARNAVNVSKAWRKNLPFKKIAKLQNVCKDAMELLGYRLVKSEEEQKDMALNLLLAQGTLPTDKGS